The genomic window cttgggcctgtatggctgcatcTGATGTTTTATATTGCCTTCAATAGTCTGATATTCCTGATTCACCTAATGGGAGCTCCAACGTTTTGTTCTCAACATGCGCAGTACAGACTTACTCCAgggacttcacaagcttaggCAAGCTGAAGGCGTCCTTTCCTGTCTAGTCTACTGTATGCACATCTATGGCATGGATACCTGGGAAGgcttttttttgagtttgtagAGAACAGTTTgttttagttatttcatttaatttttaatagtTTCATGTCTTTAATTGAATAGCCATTTTGTAGGATTTTGCCATCCTATAATTCAAAATTCCATCAGTAAAAATGCACGGAATTCATTGCAAAAATACCTGGGAAGGTCTTCGTCAAGAATATACTGGATATAGCAGAAAACAGTTTGATTTccttattttattgaatttttaaaagtggCATGTATTGAATTGAATCACTATTTTGGAGTATTTTGCCTTCCGATATTTCCACATTCCTATGATAaaaattcacaaacattttttgcataaatACCTGGGAAGAAGGACGACTTCTTCTAGAATCTAGTTGAGttttatggaatttaaaaaagtatgcaTTTAACTTAACTACTCTTTAGGGGTATTGAATACTCCATTGtggagtatttatttaattttattttattaataatataaatgcagGGTTAGTCTAGGTTTAGCTAAGTTTGCACTCATTCATGCTGGAAAGTGGGAACATGTATGTGTGCCATTTCTCAGGTAGCTGTTCATATATTGGGATGACTGCTATGCCATCTccccaagttatgccttggtggggcggcattCCTCATACCTATGAAACAGCAAGAGATTGATGTCTAAATAAGGCTGGTTGCATGTCTAATTCAGAACACGTTTTGTGTAATTTCAACTCAGTCTGTGTTAAGAAGTCTCACTTTCtaacacataaattgtatatCCTATTTGTAACAAAAATTAGTAACACAAAAGCtgtgtgttggatattaacagATCTTTTTTTAGAGTGCCAAGATAGAAAAGCGAGCACAGCTGGGTGGGGCATCACAACAGCTAAAATTAGCGATGAATAGTCAACATGTCCCAGCCCTCTATACAcccacactgctgttcacacatcagagctcctctaactgtgtgtgacaggatttgtatagaggaaggggctttgcatacctgtcctgcctcactgctccacacactttaagacccccagtactgatcagggactgtccagtcctttcacagacactgacacaggcagcattatgatgatgtcaagcgttctactgctggtgatgctgggactccttaTACAGGGTGAGAAAGACAAATCAATTTCAAATTGCAATTTTGGTTATAGTTCACATTTTCGTTTatacttcttttaaaaaatggccttATTGTATCATCAAATTCACCAGAATATTGCATGTTGTTCGTCAATATTATTGTGATTGTCAttcatttccatgttttttttttttagaatcaatggcagatatagtgCTGACTCAGTATCCATcagctcagtctgttcagctgggagacactgtctctatcagctgtacagccagtcaaAGCGTTTTCAACAATGACCATATTTcctggtacctgcagaaacctggtcaggctcctaaacttctgatttattatgCCGTAACtcgccagtctgggattcctgatcgtttcagtgggagtggatctgggactcagtttacactgaaaatcactggagtccaggctgaagatgcaggagattattactgtcagagttTACATCAGATCGGTAGTAGCTGGccgttcacacagtgatacagagccgtacaaaaacctccctcagtcagactgcacagagactgcactgctgcagctgggacctactgcaggtgctgaggggggaggcactgacCCGGGACACTGAGGGGCTCAGCGCTAAAACACCAAACTTccgtaatacattttttgtttgttatttgacaAGAGAGTACAAACCTTCCATGTGTTCTCAGCAAGCTAGTAACACAACAAGtggacattaaaatgtatttatctagtcatttaacatataaaataatgagaaaGTTTTGTATTAACAGCAACATAAGGAAGATAACTTGAATTTTTCTTAAAGACCTTAAATTTCATAAAGCATTGTTTCTCACAAATGACaaacatttctcaaaataagacaaaagtattttattaaaaacaattatctgaacaaataaacaattctgGCAACATTTTTATGAGCCTCAAGCATTTCAACAATAATTTAGATCATTAGTAttaaaaaatatcatatcaAAAGTAccattaaaaaagataaaaagtaCACTAACGCGTATACACAATATTACTCCAAAGAGTTGTGAGATGCACATGAGTTTTCATTAATCACCCCTGCAAACAGCTCCTAGCCCTCAcgccatctgtctctctctctctgtctctctcatgtGAGTTTCCTCTCAGAGACTGCGATGGCACTGCAGGCAGATTATGGTTAACGCTGATTATCTCATTTCCTCCCCTATTATCTCGGCCCAGAGCCATCACCATACCGCCCAGCTACACCtccacacatatatatatatggttccAAACATATTATtagtcaaaatattttcttccataTTACGTTGGTTAaatatatctatctatatatatatatatatatatatatatctggataagagcgtctgctaaatgcctgtaatgtaatatatattgcgtaaagtgcatttctgtcatcgttaaaaaaaacaaaaaccattttgaaattatttgtctCAGGTAACCACTTGAGCACCTCATGTTGCCTGCTGGGGCTCCTGAGGTAATCATGTTTCCTTTCCCAGTTCCTAGACTAGGCTCTGTGGAAGCTAGTCTTCCACACAGCAGATCCCCTGACTACAGGCCTCACACAGTGAACTCTCATGCGGCTTCGTCCGCACTTTCTCAGGGGAGCAGGAATCGCTGttgtcctcttcctcttcaccgTAGCAGTTCTTCTTGATCTTGCCAATCAGCTTGAGCAGGACCTTCTCTACTTCCTCCGTGGAGAACCCTGGGAGCTCAAAGTTCCCACTGCAGCCCCGGCACGCCTGTCTGAAGGGTCGCATGATCACCGCCCCCCGGGCTGCCTCGCTGCGCAGGCGGTAGTGGAAGAGAAGAGTAACCCGGGCCGATGGCCAATCTTTGGAACAGGTACCACACCTAAATCTGAGATAAGAGGCCAAGAAGATGATTGTTCAGTCtttgtattttgttgtatttccaTTAATCAACTGAAAACATACGGGACTGCATTTGAACCACATATTGGCAGTGCCCCATCATTGATTTGCTGACAAAAGTAACAGCGCAATATTTGCGTGACTGAccaaaaatggctttttttggaGGTAACTACAACGAGCAACAATATAATGAACTCAACAATTAGATTCATTAGGCTATTGAATACAGATGATATTGAACTCAACAATTAGATTCATTAGGCTATTGAATACAGATGACTATGAGCTTGGGATGTGCCGCATGGCACCATTCAGACTGAATATTCAGCCTTAGTCTCGTAATAATCAATCAAGCAGTTAAATCAAGCCAGGAAAGAATAAATCCAGAAACCTCTCTAGAAGCATCTCTAGCAGTCTACCCCCGATTAAGGACTAAGGAAATACACCACCAATGCAGGAGTCAAGGGGGACACATAcatgtcacggtttctgtgcagggtagatcatttttccgtGTCTGCACCGGCTCAGTTGTTAGCattcagattagccactcggctaatcgttattttggtgtttggggacgattagtttcgAGCTCGCAGGTTAGCCGCTCGGCTAAtcattatttttggttcctgtgggatgaTTGTTCCCGCCCtaacattccttgcattcctgcaggattaccacggtgatctgtttcacctgttggctgctcacatcttccgctgattaccagccacacctgtggctgggtatttaaagcgtcagtaggcagtggaacggtgcttgaatgtaacgtgttttgctctagccagttgtCTGTCTCTTTTCTGAGCAAGGTACAAGTATTTTAGGAACCAAGGAATTCAgacttcagttttgtttttttgggagaaAGGTATTCGGACGGTatttgtccagattctgaggttgGCGGTTTTTAGGGGTGATTGTGTCACCTTCGGGGCACAAATCTTTCCGCttcttactaaccagttttccccctggttttagttggcctcagaacgtcttctgtttgtttgtgaaaagacattttcttgtCCTCAGCTTCGGTTTGAAGTCGTTTGTTCTTTAATTCtcgtttccctgttcctttttttatacTCCTTCCTCAGTCACCCGTTTAGgcgtttattattatttgggatgcgtcccttaggagtatagcacccccttatttcgtACTCGTATTCTCTCACGAAACTTAGTGGgtactggagtgccctttggtaacttatagatcccctgtttggtcgcgtctgatcttcacacttcccctccctcacaataCAATGTCTAACACAAATGTCTGAATTGCCACAAAATTAAGGTTAAGTCAACAAAAGACTAGactttcaatatatatatatatacatacatagagtATTTTAATAAGATCCCTCACTTacgttatttatatatttatttcattgttttttgccTGCTTGTTTATACATACAACGAAGATGGTTATGACAGTCGCAGTTTGTAGAACATTGTTTTCTCACGAAAAGACCGCTGAATACGTACTTTCCGTAGGCACGATGGCAGTAGATCTtccatcccctcctcctctcctctttagAGAGATTCTCTTGTAGGCTGTAGTTGAACTGAACAATCCAGCTGTCATTGTATTCTAATTCTTCTTCCAACATTTCGTCGAAAGTATCACGCCACAGCGTGGGAGTCCAATCTGGGAAATTAGTACATATTTAGACATAGCAATGTAAGTCACTTTATTCTCTTTACTGGATCTATAGGCGGTACATCTAGAATTTCGAACAATATTCGTCAAGCTAACTGAAGAATTGCTATCAACATACGCACCTGTGTTCATTCTGTACCTCTTCTGTTCGTAAGATGTAAGCTTTCGAAACTGCTGAAATTTCCAGGATGTAGTCTACTTTTCCAGCCCGAGCACTTTTATAGGTTCGCTGCACAACCCATGTTGTTGTCCGTCCCTCTTATCACGTGTGGAATTTGGAAAACGAAACTCAAGTCCTCTATTTTGTTTCGCCGCTGTTGTAAAAACAACTTTCGATTTGCAAATTTGAGTCAGCATGTGGCCAGCAGCCAAGTTTCCATGATTCGTAAACACCGTGCGCAGGTTTTATACTCCACTGTAtttataataatgcatttatttttatttcaacagcaAGGCAACACACGTCAAAACACGTAGGCTAATCTACGCGGCGTTTGCTTTGtagctttgttttgttgttttgttggtgCGTCCAGTGTGGcctaaaaaatttattttactagTTATATATCTTTACGACATTTTTCCTGATTTTACCATTGTGGGATGAACTAATCCCTTTCATTCCCTTGCATCCCTTACATacataataacaatacattGTTACACGTACTATAGTTTTAATACAGTGGACTACTGTAAATAAATCTTTAGTATACATCAGCTTACGCATTCTGATTTCAATTGAGGTATGAACTTGTTAGGAAACCTCTGCCACTGTCATGTTTGGGATCCACTACAGTTTCATGCAAATGTATTGGTACAGTTGTGTTGCAGTTGTTTCCCTCTGTAgtaatcaaatttgtatttcaaagcaaatgaCCATGGTGCTAAATTCAGTATGTGCATTGATTTCATATGTTTTTAACTAATATTGAACTATATTACAACAATGCCATTCAAATACTCTTTTTCTAAGTCAACATAAGCATTAGGACAAATGGCTTCTTTCTAAACTTGCTTGAAATGAAACCTGGAGGAAATGAGAAAGTGGTGAAAAagttgtgggggaaaaaaatctaaatcctCAAATAATTGCTGGTGATCTCTATACATTAGGAGTGAAAGTATCACAGGACACAGTGTGAAAAAACATAGAGGCAAATTACAAAGGCTACACTTCTAGATgtaaacctctcatcagcaacaaggacagaaaggagagattggaatttgcaacaaaaaagaaaaaaacaaagataagcCTGATAATCCGATTTGTGTAAtttcaacacagtctgtgttaaaaagTCTCACTTTCTAACACATTAATTGTACAGCATAATTGTACTGCcaaagtagtaaaaaaaaaaaactgtgtgttgTATATTAACAGATCTTTATTGAGAGTGcaggcaagagagagaaaaacgagCACAGCTGGGTGGGGCATGAAGTTCTTGCATCACAACAGCTAAAATAGCGGTGAAGAGTCCACATGTCCCAGCCTTCTATatacccactgctgttcacacatcagagctcctctaactgtgtgtgacaggatttgtatagaggaaggggctttgcatacctgtcctgcctcactgctccacacactttaagacccccagtactgatcagtgactgtccagtcctttcacagacactgacacaggcagcattatgatgatgtcaaactttctactgctggtgatgctgggactccttgtacaAGGTGAGAAAGACAAATCGATTTTAAATTGGAATTTTAGTTTtggttcacattttcttttatacttcttttaaaaaatgaccttATTTTATCATCAAATTCACCAGAATATTGCATGTTGTTTGTCAATATTATTGTGATTGTCATCCATTTCCGtttctttttcagaatcaatggcagatatagttCTGACTCAGGCTCCAACAgctcggtctgttcagctgggagacaccGTCTCTATTAGCTGTACGGTCAGTCAGAGCGTTTACGGTGGCAGCTACCTCCACTGGTAccagcagaaacctggtcaggctcctaaacttctgatttatgctGCCACAACacgccagtctgggattcctgatcgtttcagtgggagtggatctgggactcagtttacactgaaaatcactggagtccaggctgaagacgCAGGAGATTATTATTGTCAAAGTTTACATCTGATCAGTGGTAGCTGGgtgttcacacagtgatacagagccgtacaaaaacctccctcagtcagactgcacagagactgcactgctgcagctgagaccgactgcaggtgctgagggggagTCACTGATCTGGAACACCAGTATTTACAGCTGGGCTGTAGGGGGCGACAATGAGCTACAGCCCTGAATGCACCCTTCTCTGTACTgaagaggagctgctctgtgtcacacacagaacccacaacagagctgctgctgaaccacacacactactgtaccaCAACATCACTGGAAACACACAGAGTATCATTTCACAAGTAGCAATAATCACCAAGGACGTGTCTGAATCAGAGCACTTTCTTACTACTGATCATTCTAGTAGGATATGCTTTGTTAAAGGTTGTTAAGGTAAATTTCCAAAAATGGAGTACACTTAAAAATAGCTGGATTAAATACCCACAGTTTTGTGTTTAGTAGACAGTACATGCTTCGAGGATACAATAATTCGGAGGCTGAATCTGGACTAAGCCCTTGTGTCTCTAAGTTCACCCAAAAGCAGAGGATGAGTACTTTCATCCAGAGGTAAAACAAGTGGGATTTCAAATTAAGTGCTAGCAGAAGGAAAATTCACATCAATTTCACTTCTATCCAGGTGGGATCTCACCTGCCCTAGACTGAAACATAGTatcaaattttacattttgctgtGATATAATTCCTTTGATTGGTctgataattattttcctaAAAATGGTGTGATTGTGTCAGAAAAACCAGTGATTGGATGCATTTGTCCTTTCATCCATGTCTTCCAAGTTTAAAGTATGCAATATTCTTATCAGTTCTAACCTTCAagcattttactttgcacaATCAGCAAAAATATAATTCTCTGTCAAAGTCAAATGTTAGTAATACGGGAGATATCCACATCATATTATATTTCAGATATGGATTCAGGTCTTAATTATTATTACCAGAACAGGTTTGAGTTTGGTGAACAAGTGTAGAATTGTGTACCTTGAATTGTCAAAGATACAGAACACACAAGGGGTcttacacacaccatacagaaTGTGTTTACTGTATCAGTCCCTCTACAAATAACATGCAGTAACTGCAAAATCTGTCATGATTTAGTTCAGAGATTGAAGAATAACGTGAAATAGGAATTGATGACAGCATTACATGTATCATGTGATTTCAAAGATGACTTGTAATTGGTTGGTTGCTGGTCCAAATTCAAAGTTCTTGGGCTTTCTAGGCAGTCATTAAATGAAGCCATTAAGCATGTATGCAGCCTCCTGAATTTTGTCTACCACAGTAGTAGTTTGAAATCAATGTGAGTCCTGTTCTTAAATCTAATTTACGTATGTGTACAGTTCTTGAAGTTAATAATATGACTGTAATTCCGTTCAGTTGTCTGTCAGCCTTCTGTCACTTTAAAGCTTACActgacataataaaatatatgttcATGCATATGCTTACATTTAGGCATAAGAATTGCTGGTACATTATCCATTGACATTTTATGTTAAGAGGGGGGCCTGTTTCTGTATTAAGGAGTCAAACTGTTTGAATCACCCTACCAGCATGGAAAAGACTACTGTGTGAATTCAACACTGCATTTCTTTCATTATCAACTCATCAACTCATCAAAGATGAATCTGCTGCACAGTAACTGCCTCACTTCTAATACACCTCTCTGCTCTCACAGGAATGCCTTCTGTGCCGACATTGatgcatttgaagaaaaaacacgTACTCAAAGCAGCATCCTCAACAAACCTTTTCAATATGCAATGTGCTGTACGTGCATATTAGAGAAGTGGAGCATATATGATTAAATCTTTCACTTAAAATCATCattgaaacattaaaacaactAATACAGAACTCAATGACATGTCAATGACATATTAATATTACGAATATGACATTTTACTCAAAAGTTttgtacaatgtaaaatgcagatggaaaatttaattattaaatttaagTTTATTATTTAGTATAACTTACCAATTATCAATTTCTGTGTAATTCATCTTCGTGTTTAATTTTAAACCATCAttcttttattaatttcttgTCATTATGAATAATATGGACCTTTCACTTGAATGTAATGTTGAATTCTTtgattgtattttgtttatgaTTCATCAGCTGTGATGTTATGCTTGGTGTTATGTATTACCACGACATGGTCCTGTATAGATGAAATAAGGATATATGTTGTGAATATAAATTCACTCAGATATGAAATCCCAAATCTTAGATTCTGAGATTCAAGCTAAGGCAGGCATAACCCCCTCACTTACTCTCTTCACTACAGAAATGACTCCTCCACTTCCTCAAGCTCAAACAGCTGTCTCAGTGGTGGGGTATTTTGGGCTGAGAAACTGCAAGCTGTTGGGGTGAAACTCAGATTTGCGTatgcagggcggggcaggctggTTCTGCTGTCCCTCAGTGGGACTGACTCAATCTGGGAATAGAGCAGCACTGTGGCCAGGTGTCTGGGCCGTCCCCAGGGGGTTAGTGTGAGCAGAGCACACATCCTGCTGCACAGAactgcactgagcgcgctcacacaTCACTGCTCCTCTCAGCAGGCCTCCAGAGCTGGGACTGCCCCTCCTTAACTGATTACAGATCAGTTatttcacacacaacctctcATCACCTCCATCTGGTCTCTGTCTCAGTCCCCTATAAATTGGAATATAATAATTCTCGTAATgaattataattgtattttccatgaaaagGAAACCCGTGTAATATTTCTTAGTGGTTTTTCAATACATTTGTgtcaaatatactgtacagacaggaaataaaaacctaTTAAGAATTAAACCACTGActcaataaataatatatattcattttcaattaacacaattttaaagttttatttttataattttatttgaattcttGGGTGTATTGCAAAGTATTTTCAGTGACAAGAATGTAATTGTGATTTCATCAGAGTGAGGGCTGGCCTCTTGGTGGAATCACTACAGATTTTGCGCAAAAACAACAGGAGCACAAAAGtctattttttataaaacagccagtaaaacaataacttttcaaagaatctttattattttgatgATTTTTATCTAACAGCTATTGCCAAAATCACGGAAACACAACTAAGAAGACAGGTATGCATATTTGTTGAGGACACAAGCAGAGCACATGTGACACATTAGCAGTGACAGCTCAGGCTGGAGGAAGgattcacacacaggcccagctcagtgtgcagcagtaaggagcagagaggctgagagcagagcagggtAAACACAGTGTGatcagagtgtgtgagctgggccTGCACCCGCCCTACTCAGTACAGTCAGCTCTCCTCAGTGTCTGAGGGGGGGCAGCCTGGGAGCCCTTTGTGGCCTCACAGGTCAGTGACCCCGCCTTCATCCAGTCGTCCGCACTGAGAGTCAgggagctgctccagctgtacaGGCCGTCCTTCCCCAGGACCCCGGCGCTCCCGGCCACGCCCGAGCTCCTACTGGTACCATCCACTTTCCAGCGCAGAGTCCAGTCTGACGGGAAGCCCTTGTTGGCCAGACACACCAGTGTGGCCTTCCCTGCTTCACCTCCACACTGGGGGGGCAGGACTGTGAGGGCGGGGACTGTGTCACCtgggagacagagcagagatGTGGTGAGGTCAGACAGTGGA from Anguilla rostrata isolate EN2019 unplaced genomic scaffold, ASM1855537v3 scaf0985, whole genome shotgun sequence includes these protein-coding regions:
- the LOC135246940 gene encoding receptor-transporting protein 4-like, which translates into the protein MNTDWTPTLWRDTFDEMLEEELEYNDSWIVQFNYSLQENLSKEERRRGWKIYCHRAYGKFRCGTCSKDWPSARVTLLFHYRLRSEAARGAVIMRPFRQACRGCSGNFELPGFSTEEVEKVLLKLIGKIKKNCYGEEEEDNSDSCSPEKVRTKPHESSLCEACSQGICCVED